The Pollutimonas sp. M17 sequence GCGACAGCCGGGCGCCCGGCCGGTAGCGATTGACCAGACAGGCGTCGGGCCGGAAATCGGGAAAGCCCGCCGCGCAGGCCGCCTCGCGCGCCAGGCGATCGAATGCCGGCGGCATGGTCGGCCAAGGTTTGCCGCTGTCGGGGTCGATTTCCGTGTAGCGGTAGCCGCGCTTGTCCGTCGTCCAGCCCAGGGCACCGCAATTGGTCAGCGCCACCGACATGGAAAAACCGCCCGGCGTGACCATGTGCCTGAACGGAGCATTTCGCTCCAGATCCGAGATGGCGGTCAGCAGCTCATCCACATACGGCAAAGCGAAGCCGCGCAGCACGAATGCGCAAGGGCCCAGCGCTTCGCGTTCGCCTTCCAGCGGAGGGAATAGTTCGCCATTCATTTCGTCTGGGCACTCATTCAGGATTCCTGGCTTCGTGGGTCAGCGCGCATCATG is a genomic window containing:
- the alkB gene encoding DNA oxidative demethylase AlkB is translated as MNGELFPPLEGEREALGPCAFVLRGFALPYVDELLTAISDLERNAPFRHMVTPGGFSMSVALTNCGALGWTTDKRGYRYTEIDPDSGKPWPTMPPAFDRLAREAACAAGFPDFRPDACLVNRYRPGARLSLHQDKNERDYDAPIVSVSLGMSAVFLFGGHERGDKALKVPLHHGDVAVWGGEDRLRYHGVMPIKDHPHFLLGSQRINFTFRKAG